The following proteins are encoded in a genomic region of Diadema setosum chromosome 18, eeDiaSeto1, whole genome shotgun sequence:
- the LOC140241731 gene encoding exosome complex component CSL4-like — MCSTDDRNVTKLGQLCIPGERLAGDSEYHSGPGTYSKHGLIYSSLAGHVCTRHNTEQELPELTVLREEVQTTVPQQNSLVTCKAVNITSKFCRCDILSVEGVQLTSTFRGMIRKEDIRATEKDKVEVHKSFRPGDIILARVLSLGDAQSYLLTTAENELGVVLAKSEAGESMIPISWCEMICPKTHDKQPRKVAKVQPQYIAYSS; from the exons ATGTGTTCTACTGACGACCGCAATGTAACAAAACTTGGTCAACTTTGCATTCCTG GAGAGCGGCTTGCAGGCGACAGTGAATATCACTCGGGCCCGGGTACATACAGCAAGCATGGGCTCATCTACTCTAGTCTGGCAGGACATGTGTGTACGAGACACAACACTGAACAGGAG CTTCCAGAGTTAACTGTTCTGCGAGAAGAGGTACAGACAACAGTTCCACAGCAGAATTCTTTAGTAACGTGTAAG GCTGTGAATATCACATCCAAGTTTTGCCGCTGTGACATCCTTAGCGTGGAAGGCGTCCAGCTAACATCCACTTTTCGGGGAATGATTCGCAAAGAGGACATCCGGGCCACAGAGAAGGACAAAGTGGAAGTCCACAAGTCTTTCAGACCGGGAGACATCATTTTAGCCCGAGTT CTTTCTCTTGGGGATGCGCAGTCATACCTCCTGACCACGGCAGAGAATGAGCTGGGTGTTGTCTTGGCCAAAAGTGAAGCAG GTGAGTCAATGATTCCAATCAGCTGGTGTGAAATGATCTGTCCAAAGACGCACGACAAGCAGCCACGGAAAGTTGCCAAAGTACAGCCCCAGTACATTGCCTACTCCAGTTAG